From Algoriphagus sp. NG3, the proteins below share one genomic window:
- a CDS encoding response regulator, with translation MPLKPIKLLLADDDEDDRFFFKDSLSKLPIPTKLTSVANGAELMNLLLTAEEDLPDVIFLDLNMPMKSGFECFSEIMSHDKFKKLPVIIYSTSIDEPSVNRFYEQGALHYILKPGEYSKLKDVIFRGLSSLIDKSEKTSKTNFVIQSQ, from the coding sequence ATGCCCCTAAAACCTATTAAACTCTTACTTGCCGACGACGATGAAGACGACAGGTTCTTTTTCAAGGATTCACTGTCCAAGCTCCCTATTCCCACTAAGTTGACTTCTGTAGCCAATGGCGCAGAGTTGATGAACCTGCTTTTAACTGCAGAAGAAGATTTACCAGATGTCATATTCTTGGATCTGAATATGCCTATGAAGTCCGGTTTCGAGTGCTTTTCCGAAATCATGTCCCACGACAAATTCAAGAAATTGCCAGTCATTATTTACTCCACCTCAATAGATGAGCCATCGGTCAATAGATTCTATGAGCAAGGTGCTCTTCATTACATCCTAAAGCCCGGAGAATATTCGAAATTAAAAGATGTGATATTCCGTGGTCTTAGCAGCTTAATAGATAAGTCCGAAAAAACCTCAAAAACAAATTTTGTAATCCAATCCCAGTAA